One window from the genome of Magnolia sinica isolate HGM2019 chromosome 4, MsV1, whole genome shotgun sequence encodes:
- the LOC131242088 gene encoding wall-associated receptor kinase-like 1: MIIANYFQIGCGGFSTNYKGLYQGRPIFIKREIIWNDSQRSAEYVFNEIVMLAQINHRNVVKLLGCCLETECPLLVYEFISNRSLFHHIRKFDLSWEIRLRIATQIADAVTYLHVAFPSPVLHNDIKSTNILLDEHYNPKLIDFGLAVSIPLGQKHVESTEAGTLCHFDPEYICTGQLTEKSDVFSFGVLLLELLTGKAAFEASRGNMWLGEIVFSSMEEKRLGSVLEERILNDGKMEQFIAFAEIALKCINEKGEERPTMKDVAQELRWISKLGFLHLVPKLQPSLCVPSSSCAGLPCNQ; the protein is encoded by the coding sequence ATGATTATTGCGAATTACTTCCAAATTGGTTGTGGAGGCTTCAGTACTAATTATAAGGGTCTGTACCAAGGCCGGCCAATTTTCATTAAAAGGGAAATAATTTGGAATGATAGCCAAAGAAGTGCAGAGTATGTTTTTAATGAAATTGTTATGTTAGCCCAAATCAACCACAGGAATGTGGTGAAGCTCTTGGGTTGTTGTCTGGAGACTGAGTGTCCCTTGTTGGTCTACGAATTCATCTCCAATCGAAGTCTTTTCCACCACATCCGCAAGTTCGACCTTTCCTGGGAAATTCGTTTAAGGATAGCTACTCAAATTGCTGATGCGGTTACATATCTCCACGTAGCTTTTCCAAGTCCCGTCTTGCACAATGACATAAAATCCACAAATATCTTATTGGATGAACATTACAATCCCAAACTAATTGATTTCGGTCTTGCAGTATCAATTCCGCTGGGTCAAAAGCATGTAGAATCGACCGAAGCAGGGACTCTCTGTCATTTTGATCCTGAATACATTTGCACAGGACAATTAACAGAAAAGAGTGATGTTTTTAGCTTTGGGGTTTTGCTACTTGAGCTTTTAACCGGTAAGGCAGCTTTTGAGGCAAGCAGAGGGAACATGTGGTTGGGGGAGATTGTCTTTTCTTCAATGGAAGAGAAACGCCTTGGCTCAGTTTTGGAAGAAAGGATTTTGAATGACGGAAAGATGGAGCAATTCATTGCATTTGCAGAAATTGCTTTGAAGTGCATCAACGAGAAGGGGGAGGAAAGGCCAACAATGAAGGACGTGGCACAAGAGCTCCGATGGATAAGCAAATTGGGTTTTCTTCATTTGGTCCCAAAACTACAACCTTCGCTGTGTGTTCCATCCAGTTCATGTGCAGGCCTACCATGCAACCAATGA
- the LOC131242089 gene encoding wall-associated receptor kinase 17-like, protein MAVLSQMKHRNVVKLLGCCLETEIPMLAYEFASNGRLSDHIKDLSWEDRLRIAAQVADALTYMHTATSTPIVHRDINPSTILLDDNYSPKVFELGLSVTIPIGQTHVETPVAGTISYMAPEQMTRGLVTEKCDVYSFGRLLFDLLTQTLSGDPMVDTYRVVDLVMSYIKDKLDAGNWSKGKTDQLLAFAVLASRCLKYEGKERPTMKEVVQELRRIIRSSLETRNTTETENFSLEEVHQELRRISRYLSKAMFMTETERHSNVSDLERHSDVSDLERHSDVSDLSDVRDFSPR, encoded by the coding sequence atggCGGTGTTATCACAGATGAAGCATAGAAACGTGGTGAAGCTGTTGGGGTGTTGCCTTGAGACGGAAATTCCCATGCTTGCCTATGAATTCGCCTCCAATGGAAGACTTTCTGACCATATCAAAGACCTATCATGGGAAGACCGTCTAAGAATTGCAGCCCAAGTAGCTGATGCACTTACATATATGCACACGGCCACTTCTACGCCCATCGTACATAGGGACATAAATCCATCCACTATTTTATTGGATGATAACTATTCCCCCAAAGTATTTGAATTAGGGCTCTCTGTAACAATTCCTATAGGACAAACGCACGTAGAGACACCGGTAGCGGGAACCATTAGCTATATGGCTCCTGAACAAATGACACGAGGCCTAGTAACAGAAAAGTGCGATGTCTATAGCTTCGGGCGGCTTCTTTTTGATCTGCTTACCCAAACGCTTTCAGGAGATCCGATGGTAGACACGTATAGGGTCGTTGATTTGGTCATGTCATACATCAAAGATAAATTGGATGCTGGCAATTGGAGCAAGGGAAAGACAGATCAATTGTTGGCTTTTGCAGTGCTTGCCTCAAGGTGCCTCAAATATGAGGGTAAGGAAAGGCcaaccatgaaggaagtggttCAAGAGCTTAGAAGGATAATAAGATCATCTTTGGAAACAAGGAATACAACAGAAACGGAAAACTTTTCCTTGGAGGAAGTGCATCAGGAGCTCAGAAGGATATCAAGGTACTTGTCCAAAGCAATGTTTATGACAGAAACGGAAAGACATTCCAATGTTAGTGATCTTGAAAGACATTCTGATGTTAGTGATCTTGAGAGACATTCCGATGTTAGTGATCTTTCCGATGTAAGAGATTTTTCTCCAAGGTAA